A region of the Falco peregrinus isolate bFalPer1 chromosome 4, bFalPer1.pri, whole genome shotgun sequence genome:
GATCTACTTTACAAAACCATAAACTAGATACAGTTTTCCCCCTTACTAGTATTTTACAGTAATACCTTGCACAATCTAAAGAGTTAGTATAATGAGTTCTGAACAGAAGCAAGTCTTTAGCAATTTCCAAGTGAAAACATCATAGAAGAGACAGAcacatgaaattaaaagcaaaatatttaacaaagaaatacagagttCTTcagtacaaatgaaaaaaataacagtttacTACACAGGTAATACTTTTGAATAATTTCAGGCACATTATTTGTCTCTGCTAGACAGAAGGGGCAGGGCAGGTAGGGAAGGCAGGGGGAAGTAGGAGGATGGGCAGCCACCTTTGAAATAAGCCTGACTCCCTGCACAGACTGACACAGCCAAAGAGTAACCTGTAGAAACTAATACATGAGGAAACCGCTCAGGATCGAAGAGTTCTTCAAAGCAGCGTACAGGAAGGCCAAACTAACACAAGAATGCCCCAAGGGATGACAGACAAGTGAAAGCTGAGCAAAAGTTGTAGTAGTATTAATGTTAAGACATCCTGAGGAACCAGGAAGGCACGTTACATTCAACTTGACCATTAACAGTAGGTGTTATTGGATAAATACTTTAAACAGTAATATTTGGATATGTGAAAAAGATATGTTTCAGCTTTTAATCATAAAGTCTAATACAACTGGTACACACACTTTAATCAGGGTACCTCAAACTTTGTACCACCTGATCTGTATTTGCATCACTTTGCCAAAAGAACAATACATCCAAATCAGTAACAAGAATATTATTCCCAGATGCATTCTTACTGATGCTGGTAACATCAGCATCATTACTGGAACATGTTTAAAACATGTTCACACTCAGAAAGGTGGCACGCAGAAGTTATAGGTCTATTCCCCATCACTGACTTCGTATGTAAACATGACTTTTATCGAAGAAATTTTGCACACCCCGTTCCAGCTAAAATCTGAAAAGGACAGCTGCATCCTATATACATTAACTAACCATAACCATTTACAGGGGAAGCAGCTGGCTGAAAGAGATGGTCTAAAAGGTCTCCTGACACCTTCTGAAACCAGAGCTGCAGGACAATGAATCTAGAAATTGATGCTAAAGTACATCTCAAATACACTTAAAATAACGCCCCAAAAATATTGTAAGGCTTTGTTAATGTAACAACAAAACTTTTATATGCCTTTGCATTTAGGAAGCTAACATTAGAAGCCAGAAGCCCACATTCAATTATTCTTCCAGTGATCTTTTCAACAGCTGTCTGATCATTCTACGTATGGTCCCACGGAGCTTTGCTGTTTAAGCACATGGTTCTCTGATTGGGGGTGGGAAATGTACTCACTGAATTCAGTGAGCCCCTATTtacaaacagcattttgaaCAAGATATCCCTCTCTGAAGTTTGTATTCATGTTTTGACTTTGGTAAGGAACAGAAGGGGTTCAAATACTTCTGAATGTTGAATGCACTGCAGCATCCAAACCCAGGTCCATGCATTGCCTTGCTTGCAAACTTATGGGGCAAGAAGCACTATAACTAAATTTAACACAACAGGGCCATGgcagttttctgcagtttctcgACACTATTGCCTGGAGTAGATATTTGGATCTTGCAAgtctttctttctgtggaatGAGATGCTTTTGGACCTCACAacccaaacatttcaaaagagaaaggggaacATTCGAAGTCCAAAACCAGATTTTGCACCTCGTTTAAGAGAGTAACTTGCTACACtcatttccatcacatttcaGGCTATTTGCAAAGCTTCTTTAGATTAAGACAAATGTAATGATAGCTCTCAAGTCTAGTCAAACATCACAGCAGCTATCATTAAAGTGAAGGTGAACAGGAAAGAAGTATCAAGCTCGCAGCATGGCCTACGAATGTAAATATATCCCACACAGCCCCATTCCTACCAGCCCTTTACTTTTAGTTTTCTTACTATGCAGTACATTGGAACAGAAATCCTTGGTTTACATGGGAGTGACCTTTTACTTTCTTGGCTTAAGTAGCAGTTGTGGCCACGAGCATTTCTAAACTTTTCTTGCCAATTTAATGACAGAGGGACCTGAACTTCAGTTCAGGACTCCCGGCTCCAACCCGCTGATTATTATGGTCTGGGTACCACACTCAGGGCACAGAAggctccccaggcaggcaggcaggcagcaggggaaggtGGTTAGCACCAAGAAAGGAGGCTCTCCTAAGAGGAGCTACATGCCCGTTTGCTTTTatttaccccccccccccaccgctgAGGACGAAAGGAGCATCTTACGCGTTGGCGGCGTCCCGGAGCCCGCCGGCCTGGTGCAGAGCGCCGCGCTGGGGGCCGCCCCTCGCAGCCCCCGGGCCTCCAGCCGCAACACCTGCAAGGCACCGTGTAAGAAGGAACGATGCGGGACACAAGCGATCGCCGGCCCACGCGGGACGCGCGCCCGCCGCAACGGCCCGGTGAACCGCGtctccccccggccccggcggggcccAGGACACACACGCGCCGGTGCCACCGGCCCCTCGGTGGGGGGCGCTCGGTGGGCGGGGCCGCCGTTCCGCCCGCGCATGCGCACCGCCCCTCGACCGGCACCTGCGCCACGGGCCCGGGAAGGGGAAGGTCACCGGCCGGGTGCGTGCCACCGAGAGGGAGCCGAGCAACCGCGCAGGGGTAGGGGGGCCCGAGGAACAACCCCCTGCCCCTTTCCCCACGTCCGGCGTCCACCTTCCCCCTTACCTTGCGGGTCGCCACCCGGCCGCAGCCCAGCAGCGAGGGAGCCGCCATCTTGACGTGAGCCCGGACGGTGCGCGAACGCCGGGGCGGCTCCGGGCCCTCCCGGTGGGCGGGGCCTGAGCCGTGGGGCTTTGCCCCTGCCGGTGGCCGCAGCGGGGACGCCGTTGGCGAGGCCCGGTGGGAGTGTCGAGTATAGAACggtagaatcatttaggttgaaaaacacctttgagatcatcaagtccaaccgttagcccaggactgccaagtccaccactaaaccaagGCTACGCACCCGGCGCTCCCTAGCCGTCTCCCATCCAggtactaaccgggcccgatcctgcttagcttccgagatcagatGAGCTCGGGCATTCTCAGGGCGGTATGGAGGAGACACGCAGCCTTCCGGCTCGTGAGCGGCATGACCAGGACATTGTCAGTTACTTCCAACGCTTAAGGCAGAAAActccaagtattttaaaatagaatcgCTGCTTTCAAGTTAAAAGCGGCCGTTTACATTGTCCGTTATCTGCAGTTGTACACGGAGCAATTACGCGAAACGCGGCTATTGGAAATGGCTTCATCCTGCCGTGCTCTCTGTTGAGGCCGCGCCACCGGGACACAGCGCAGCTGCCGCCTGAAGCGCGGCCCCATCAAACCCCGCCAAGGGCCCGGGCGGGCGGGATCACCCAAACCCCGAGGCGCAcaggaaggctgctgctgcgCCCCGGCTGGGGATCGGCACCGCCGCCCGGCCCCTCCGGCTCCCCGCTGCGCGCTCAGGGGCGGAGGGCTGCGCTGAGCCCCGCCCGCTGCCCTCAGCGGCCCCGCTGAGAGAGCGGCCAGCGCAGCGGGGCATGCGGGCCCCCCGGGGGCCGGGGGTGTTCCCGTGCACCCGCCGTGTCACGCAGCGGGACAGGCGCTGCCTCGCGGAGCCGCCCCCGGCTGCGCAGGCGCAGCACGGCCACACGTCATTGCCTCGTGCCGTGACGCCCGTGCCCTGCGCCCGCCGCGGCGGCACGTGGCGCCGTTGACGCAtggagggcggcggcggcggcggcggggggcgcggcccCGGGCCCGGGCCTGGGCCGGCCCTGGCGCTCCGCGGGGCGCTCATGGtcgccggcggcggcgggcggctccTGGCGGCGCGGTACAAGGAGCCCGGGTCAGTGCTAGGCGGCGCGGCTGTAGGGTGGGGCCTGTCtcgccggcggggccggggcgagcggggccggggcgagcggggccggggcgagcggggccggggcgagcggggccggggcgagcggggccggggcgagcggggccggggcgagcggggccggggcgagcggggccggggcgagcggggccggggcgagcggggccggggccatCCGAGCGGCAGAGGCTGCCCCGCTGCTGGCcggcagccggggggggggggggggggcggggcggcgggagcggcagCAGCCCCGGCCTGTGCCCGCCTGTCGGGAGCGCCGTGGCGGCCGAGCGCAGCCTTCAGGCGCCCCTTCAGCACCCGCCGTTACCGAAATGGCGTTCCTCAGCTTTCTAGTCCTGCCGGTGTTCTGGCACGATCGCGCGCCACCAGGTGCGCGCCGCTGCTATGTGAACAGCGGGGTAAGTGCTAGTGACAAGCACAGCGGGTCTGACGAGTAAAATGTGCAGAAGTCACGGTTACGTTGCCAGCAGGTGACGATTTGGTTTGGCAGGTGTAAACTTGCGATGCTCCTGTGGCGCTTTGGGAGCCCGTTTGGCAGGGGGGGCCTCAAGCTATTGGCGGTGCTGCAAGTGACCACGAAATAGCATGTTACAAAGGAGTTGAGCTCTTTGTAGTTAAGCTCATGGTCGTTCTAGTGTTTttagtttgttggtttttattcACAGTGATGATGGTCTCTTCGTGTACGATTGCAGCAATGTAGAGAAGACAACCTTAGGAAATAAAGGGTGAGAAAATCTGCTGTTTTCCTAGAGGGAGCATCTCCTCTGAAGGTTATGTGGTAATGACGGTAATAAAAGAAAGACATGGGATGATTTCTTGATCAGGTGATGGCGAGTTTGGTTTTGCTAACCCTAGTggatatgtatgtatgtatttttttctttctgtttcgTCCCAGAGGGGAGACTGTACAAGTTCTTAGAGAAACACCAGTAGTACAGTCAGTGATTCTGTATCACTCTTCTTGGTCAAGACATCTACAGAGAATGCTGCATTGTTTATTAGGTCAtctaagacagaaaaaaagatataaaccAGTTACATAACTCCTCCTTCAGGTCTGTTCTCCAAGTCATGAGATTTCAAAacttgaaaaagtatttttcttagtttataTTCTACCACTGGACATTGCTTTACCTGTAgctaatttttctgttttgtcctaAATTTATATCAGGATCTGCTAGCACAAACCCTAGCGTTTTTTgttgtagttttttttttttttttaaattcaggctTAGACCTTATatcagtttcctttttcttagcttttctctttgcattaaTGTTCAAGTTGGCTCAGCATTTTAAGCACAAATACACAAATTGTTGTACTTTGTTCTTCATGCTCCCCCTTGGTGGTGTGAGAACAGCCATCTTTCTTAAGGATTTCAGGAACTCTCAGGTTGTGAactgttgttttccttctctctatTAGGCAGGATGGAAAACTTACAGGTAAAGGAAGTGATGACATCCTGGCTTTTGCCTTCTCCCCATCAGGAGATTATTTTGCCTTGACAGATGACAGCAAACGTCTGATTCTGTTCCATACGAAGCCTTCCTGGGAATGTGTTAGCATCAGGTAAGGAAGCAGGATGTTGTGTGTCACTTTGTTATGGAGATATGGCTGATTCATTTAGAACTATAAAATAGTAGTGCTTGGGATGTTGCCATTTGTTGTCACTAAGCTTCCTATTTATATCATTGGCTGAGGAAAGGataatctgttttcttattCCAGAAGATAGTATTTGTGTCCTTAAGAACTGAAACTTTACCTACTCCTAGTGAATGGTAAGGTTGGGCTTGCAAGAGTAATACTGAGTAGTTCAGCGAGTGCAATGTCTGCTTCTCTTGATTTGGAGAAGATGTTTTGAGGAATTTGTGAATTCTCTTAAAAGCAGATCTTTAGAGGTGGTGCCAactgtttctgttctgctgtaCGGTCCTCTTGAGAAAACAGTCTGTAGCTGTCCACCAGAGGTCCTCCAGTTACaggttttctgctgctgcttgtgacTACTGTTtgtggagaaagaggaggagaaaaaaaaaaaaaaaaaaagagtaccaTGAAGGACTTCCTGAGAAAGTACCTCAGCATATGACATCTCTGCTTCTGGTGGTCTCTGACGAATGCTGAGGCCCTGgttgcaaaacaaaatagagTCTCTGTCTGCCTGGCTGTGTGTGTAGGGTACATGATGGACCTTTAACCAATGTTATCGTGAGTAAGTAATcaccaacaaaaccagaaatggtGAATTCTGTTCATTCTGCATTCTGTCATCCCTGTATGTCTTGCCCATAATATGCCATGGAGTAATTGtttgatatttcatttttctgctaaaaGATCAGCTAGGACCACAGCTGGATTTTTTGGGAATGTCACTACCTGCTATTAGGAAACTGGGAATGCAGGCAAAAGGGCctctgcatgaaaaaaagaatgctaGAGTTGAGCTATGTAACTTGCGCTGGTGTTCTGTGGCAAGCTATATATAAGTTTTCATGTGGTGCTGTCTCTTGTAGTCAGCTCATTTCAGACAAGGGGAACTATTGACTTTTTGTGTTGTAAGATCAAAGGCAGTACAATGAACTTGGACCAAGACTTTTTCTTCTTGGCAAGGTAACCTATTTTGAAACTCTGCTGCCTGAGCCTGCAGTGTGTTAGTAGGCATTCTGTTCTATACATTTTTCCATTGTTACGGTGTTCCTTTAAACAGCCACTAAAAAATATTAGATTTTCTGATTCCTACCCTAAATACAGTGTATTGTTCTTTTGCCTCCAGATGATCACCAAATTTGAGAGCGGGTGAATAGAAATGTCCATTCCTTATGATCCCCGGTGACCCTAGTCATTTGTTAACACACAGGACATAGAGgggtttggaaagaaaagaataacagCAGTAACAATAGCTGTTAAGTTGCAGAAGCATTTTCCAGAATAAGTGGTTAAACCTTTCCTAAAACTTGTTTTCTCACATATATGGTCCTTACATTTATCTGAAAAGGCGCAAGAAAACTGTTACCTGCTGCAATAGCAACTGGAACTATAAGATACTGGCAGATGATGAGGGACAGTCGGAATTCAAGTTCAGGGCTTTGCCTGGACAAGGTACCCTAAGACTGTGGTGCTCTGACTCTGGCTGTGAGGAGGAAGAGTCCTTGAGGTTCACAAGTAAGGGCTTCCTTTTACAGTAAGAAGTGGTAAATGGAGGAGTAGTTTCCACACAGTTGTCAGATGTGTTGTTGCAAAGGGCTTTTACTAGGAGAACTCCTACcttgtcttctcttttctgcatgtttaacttgtatttttattatggaGAGTTCAAAAAAGTCTGCTCGCTTTCTTTATAGAGTACTGGCAGGCTGCCTAGGTAAAATGCTCAGTTGAGAAAGCACCTAAGCAAAATGCAGGCATGCAGCTTTaatggtctcttttttttctgtcacccCCCCCCAGGTGTTTGCTATTACATAGTTTAGTCTTTTAATAGGTCTCAAAAGTGCTATTTCAGCCCCGTACCTTCCCTTAACATTATTCTCATTACTGCCATTTCAAGAATACTGCGTCTGAGAGCTTTTTGTCCAGTCTGTTGGCCTGTTTAACCGGGTCTGAATCCAGATTTGCTGAAGCTGCCATCCAGAGCTGTTCaaattgtgctgtttttctttcaggtctGTGAACAGGAGATGCACTTCCCTGGTTATTACAGCTGCAGAAGATAAGATTCTGGTTGCAGACAAGTCTGGTGATGTCTATTCTTACTCAATAACTGAACCCCAAGCAGATGGAAAACTTGAGCTAGGTCACTTGTCTCTGCTGTTGGATGTTGTAAGTACGTGCCTCCTTGTAGTTAGTGTACAAACCTGCGTTCCTGCTTGTGTTTGGGTCTTTCATTGTTGCTCTTGTCCTAGGTTTgggatttctgttttttatataaatgcaaTATGTGGTCGGGATTTCTTCCTGCAGAGTTTGGTAAGGAAACAAGCTTACCAAAGGGTTACCTATTGGgaaagtgtgtgtgtttaaGAAGGCTTCATGTTACAGTCACAGAAGACTTAGTGATAGAATGTATATGAGAATTCACCTAGTCTGTCATGTCGGTTGGGTTCTTCAATGTGATAAGTTTCTCTTTTTAACACTCAGTGGGACGTTTGCCTGTAGTGTTGGAGCTCAGTGGATTTCACTGGACCTGGTAGTCAGTGTCACTTGTCTTAGCCAAAGTTACTGTCATAAAGATGTATGCTTCTGTTTTTGGTGGAAAAGCATGGCTTAATAGCTGCGCCTGTCATTGAGAATCAGGAGCAGCAGACAGTTTACtgcttatctttttttctcctggttaGAAAGAATTGTATTAAAACAAGCATTGAACCGCCGGGCACTTAAACTCTCCCTTTACCAACAGGCACTGAGTCCTGATGACCGGTATATCCTAACTGCAGACAGAGATGAGAAGATCAGAGTCAGCTTGGCAAAGGCTCCTTATAATATTGTATCTTACTGTTTGGGACACACAGAGTAAGTTCGTTGTGTGCAAAAGTTATTGTgtgcagctcttccctgtgtCTCAGTGGATGAAATGATTGTCTCTTCTAGTCATAGTAGATTAACGGCTAAGTCTgtattagaatcatagaatgtgTTGAGTTGgaaatgacttttaaaagtcATATAGTCCAACCCTcttgcaatgagcagggacatcttaAACTAGTttaggttgctcagagccctgtccaacttgaccttgaatgttgccagggatggggcatctaccacctctctgggcaacctgctccactgtttcaccaccctcactataaaaaaaaattctttcttctttctagtctgaatctaccctcttttagtttaaaaccattaccccttgtcctattgcaacagacCCTATTTagaagtctgtccccatctttctaataagccccctttaagtattgaagggctgcagtaaggtctccccagagtcttctccaggctgaatgacctcagctgtctcagcctgtccttatagcagaggtgctccagccctctgatcatttttgtggcccaactctggacctgctccaacaagTCCATGCCTTTCCTGTACTGAGGACCTCGAAGCTGGACAtagtactgcaggtggggtctcaccagagtagaggggcagaattgCCTCCCTGGACCTCCTGGCCACATGAGACTGCAGAGTCTGGAGATTGTTAGTTCAAGATGGAGCCCCCCTTAGTCTTAGGAAGGGAGGTCTTAGTGATTAGCATGGACAGATGTTAATCTAATGCCGTCTCAAGGCAGAGCTCAGACTTGGAGGTTCTGTGGTAATACAAAAGAAACCTGGCTGTATCAGTAAGATACACTCTTTCTGCCTGGACATTAGACTGCAGTGAACTAGAGGCTGCAGAATGGCTGCATAAAATAGATTCAAGGAATCACGCTTCTTAATGTAGTTACCTGGCCTTTCTGGTAGCTGAGAAAAGGGACTTGGTGTTTTTCTTGAGATTGGTTCTATTGCTGTGGGGAAGAACAGTTAGGTAGGTAGAAGGATCTGCAGAAGGTGGATTGTAGGGGATATCCCTGTAGAAAGAtaatgtgctgctgctgtgttacTAAGCCTAGTAAAATTCAGGGTTCGCTCTGCATAAAAACAGGAAGGAtgttccttcctttcccttcctttcctttctcttccatcCTGAAGTGAAGGTCCTTCTATTCCCAGGGATCTGAAGAGTAGAGGGCAGCAAATCAGCCTGCTAGCTGTGTGGATGTGGTTCAGATGTGCTCTGACTTGCTAGGAGACAGGTACTTGTTTTGCTATAGGAGTAAGGTTTTTTTCTAGCCAGTTGATCTGGACTTCCTTTTCAGCCTACAGGAGGGGACTGTATTTTCCCTTTACTTCTCAGCAGTCATTTTACCTCGAAGAAGATTCAGATGGCAAATAGacttttaaaagactttttaagCAGCAAAATGTAGAGGGAAATGTCTATCAGTTGTGGTATTTTCAAAGTCTGTTCACTTTGCCTTCTATCTCCACATGGTTTTGTGGacttttggaggttttttttgttgttgctggttgTTAGGGTTTTTGAGTAGGGTAGGGGGGTTGTgcaagtttgggggtttttttttgtgtggctgCTGCTACATTTTGAAGTCCCCAGTGACAAGATAGCAGCGAAGATGTGACCCTGCGTAGGGTGGAGAATGCACGTAATTCtgcttgtctgtctgtctctgagTTACTTGGGGTTAATGACACTCTTCCAGGCATGTTCTTCCATAAGATGATGCAACGCGGTGCAGTCGACTCACTGTATCAGAAACAGGAGTTAAAGACTCTCTGACTGGGGAACTTGAGATATGGGTAGCAAACCTATCTACACTTGCCTACCAAGGTGTTTCAATGGAGCGTTTAGGACATGGATTAATTTGGAGTGTCAGTCTGATTTTAATAAACATCATTTGATAGTCTAATCTGTGGAGAATTGGCATAGTATAAAAGCAAGAGACTACTGAAGTTAAAGATCTAAGTAGTCTTTGATCAGGCCAGTTTCTATAGCATATTTACAGAGCCGTGTCTGATGTTTCCACCTACTGTGTACACAGTTGTACTTTCTAATGAATAGAATTTGATCGTCAGAAAGACTCTTCTAAACGGGGGCTGTTTTGTCTGCACAAAGAGTTCATTAGGGGCTGCAGAGTGGAAAGGCACTTAGTGTAAAttaattgaaatatatttaaaaatgcaatatttaaatTAGGAATGAATGAGCAAAGGTTTACATAAAGCAGCTGTAATTGTTGTCTTGTTTCACACTCCTGGATCTTCTTTCAGTGAGGTGCGTGGTGACTCTTGCTGGATCTGCCATTACCGCTTTGTCATGGAAGTTTGTATTACAGTGGCCAAATCTcttctttctatttatttttcctctttatttttttaatggcctTAATATTATGCCCATTTTAAAGCAAGACTGTCCCACTCAGGTAATGTTCTGCTCAGGTCACTGTGTTTTAAGTTGCTGAGCATTAAGTTAATTAACGAATTCCAGAAGTTCAGGTCCTTGTTACTCAGCAAAGGCAAGTCACGGTAGACACAGCAGTATtacatatttctgaaaaataaggtTTCTGGCTGAATGTAGACGCTGGTGGTAAATTGTCacattcttgttttaaaaatctgtaaagatTGCTTTTGAATGGTCTCCAGCTGTGATGGGAGAGATGTGGTACTCTGAAAGCTGATTCATTGTTGTTGCTGTGTTTCAAAAGCATCTGttgatttatgttttaaatgtgtGTCATGACTTGAGAAAGGGCAATGTGCTACCCAAGTAAATCTATCTCCATTGGTATTTTCTTGGTCTAAATGGCAAAGCTCGCAGTCGGGAGAAAGTCGATAGAATTCCTTGAGTGCAgatggggaaatatttttttcccattaagtAGAAGGTAGTTTGTGTAGCATATATGAAGTACTgtagacatattttttttctccctcccaaTTAGCTTGATGTCGAGAATCTGTTTATTTTAGAGTTACCTTTAAAATTGGTGTTTTCTCTTACTGTGTGTGTTTAAAGACCAGTGTCATGCAAGAGAGTTC
Encoded here:
- the NDUFV3 gene encoding NADH dehydrogenase [ubiquinone] flavoprotein 3, mitochondrial isoform X2; amino-acid sequence: MILPFYTRHSHRASPTASPLRPPAGAKPHGSGPAHREGPEPPRRSRTVRAHVKMAAPSLLGCGRVATRKVLRLEARGLRGAAPSAALCTRPAGSGTPPTQTTAAAQPAPEEFDNSTYKNLQHHEYNIYTFADSVAVLSKFRQPQPSSGRPSPRH